Proteins encoded within one genomic window of [Enterobacter] lignolyticus SCF1:
- the cdsA gene encoding phosphatidate cytidylyltransferase, with amino-acid sequence MLKYRLISAFVLIPVVIAALFLLPPGGFAIVTLVVCMLAAWEWGQLSGFTSRSQRIWLAVLFGLLLAVMLLLLPEYHHSVNQPIVEIALWASLGWWIAALLLVLFYPGSASFWRHSRTLRLIFGLLTIVPFFWGMLALRAWHYDVNHYSGSLWLLYVMILVWGADSGAYMFGKLFGKHKLAPKVSPGKTWQGFIGGLATAAVISWAYGLWANLEVTPSVLLICSVVAALASVLGDLTESMFKREAGIKDSGHLIPGHGGILDRIDSLTAAVPVFACLLLLVFRTI; translated from the coding sequence TTGCTGAAGTATCGCCTGATTTCTGCTTTCGTTTTAATACCCGTGGTTATTGCCGCGCTTTTTCTGCTGCCGCCGGGCGGCTTTGCGATTGTCACGCTCGTCGTGTGTATGCTGGCCGCGTGGGAGTGGGGACAGCTAAGCGGGTTTACCTCACGCTCGCAGCGGATATGGCTGGCGGTGCTGTTTGGCCTGCTGCTGGCCGTGATGCTTCTTTTACTGCCGGAATATCACCATAGCGTCAATCAGCCGATAGTGGAGATTGCCCTGTGGGCGTCGCTGGGCTGGTGGATAGCCGCGCTGCTGCTGGTGCTGTTTTATCCCGGCTCCGCGTCATTCTGGCGTCATTCCAGAACGCTACGGTTGATATTTGGCCTGCTGACGATTGTTCCCTTTTTTTGGGGGATGTTGGCGCTGCGCGCCTGGCATTATGATGTCAACCATTACAGCGGATCGCTGTGGCTGCTGTACGTCATGATTCTGGTATGGGGCGCGGATTCCGGCGCGTACATGTTTGGTAAGCTTTTCGGTAAGCACAAGCTGGCGCCGAAAGTGTCGCCGGGCAAAACCTGGCAGGGCTTTATCGGCGGGCTGGCTACCGCGGCGGTGATCTCCTGGGCATACGGCCTGTGGGCCAATCTGGAGGTGACGCCGTCGGTTCTGCTAATCTGTTCCGTGGTCGCCGCGCTGGCGTCCGTGCTGGGCGATTTGACTGAAAGTATGTTTAAGCGAGAAGCGGGCATCAAAGACAGCGGTCATTTGATCCCTGGACACGGCGGTATTCTGGATCGTATTGACAGCCTGACGGCGGCGGTACCGGTCTTCGCGTGCCTGTTACTTTTAGTCTTCAGGACGATTTGA
- the rseP gene encoding sigma E protease regulator RseP has product MLSILWNLAAFIIALGVLITVHEFGHFWVARRCGVRVERFSIGFGKGLWRRVDKHGTEFVIALIPLGGYVKMLDERVEPVAPEMRHYAFNNKTVGQRAAIIAAGPVANFIFAIFAYWLVFIIGVPGVRPVVGEITPNSIAATAQIAPGTELKAVDGIETPDWDAVRLALVTKIGDSQTTLTVAPFGSQQRQDKVLDLRHWAFEPDKEDPVASLGIRPRGAQIEPVLAEVQPTSAARKAGLQAGDRIVKVDGQPLTQWMTFVTLVRDNPGKALQLEIERQGSLLSLTLIPDTKPGKEKAEGFAGVVPKVIPLPDEYKTVRQYGPFAAIGEATDKTWQLMKLTVQMLGKLITGDVKLNNLSGPISIAQGAGMSAEFGLIYYLMFLALISVNLGIINLFPLPVLDGGHLLFLAIEKLKGGPVSERVQDLSYRIGSILLVLLMGLALFNDFSRL; this is encoded by the coding sequence ATGCTGAGCATCCTCTGGAATCTGGCGGCATTTATCATTGCACTGGGCGTGCTTATTACCGTGCATGAGTTTGGCCATTTCTGGGTTGCTCGCCGCTGTGGCGTTCGCGTGGAACGATTCTCCATCGGTTTTGGCAAAGGGCTCTGGCGGCGCGTCGATAAGCACGGCACCGAGTTCGTTATTGCCCTGATTCCGCTGGGCGGCTACGTCAAAATGCTGGACGAGCGCGTTGAGCCGGTGGCCCCGGAAATGCGCCATTATGCGTTTAACAATAAAACGGTGGGGCAGCGCGCTGCCATCATCGCCGCCGGGCCGGTCGCGAACTTTATTTTTGCTATCTTTGCTTACTGGCTGGTGTTTATCATTGGCGTCCCGGGCGTTCGTCCGGTGGTTGGCGAAATAACGCCCAATTCGATCGCCGCGACAGCACAAATTGCACCAGGAACGGAACTTAAAGCCGTCGATGGTATCGAAACGCCTGATTGGGATGCAGTGCGTCTGGCGTTGGTCACGAAAATTGGCGACAGCCAGACCACGCTCACCGTGGCGCCTTTCGGCAGCCAGCAGCGTCAGGATAAGGTTCTGGATCTGCGCCACTGGGCGTTTGAGCCGGATAAAGAAGATCCTGTCGCGTCGCTTGGCATCCGTCCGCGCGGTGCGCAGATTGAACCGGTACTTGCCGAAGTGCAGCCGACGTCAGCAGCACGGAAGGCGGGTTTGCAAGCGGGTGACAGGATCGTTAAAGTCGATGGTCAACCGCTGACGCAATGGATGACGTTTGTTACCCTTGTGCGCGACAACCCGGGTAAAGCGCTGCAGCTTGAGATAGAAAGACAGGGGAGCCTCTTGTCTTTAACGCTGATACCGGATACAAAACCCGGTAAAGAAAAAGCGGAAGGATTTGCTGGCGTGGTGCCGAAAGTCATTCCACTGCCAGATGAATACAAAACAGTGCGCCAGTATGGGCCGTTTGCCGCTATCGGCGAAGCCACGGATAAAACCTGGCAGCTGATGAAGCTTACGGTTCAAATGCTGGGGAAATTGATCACCGGTGACGTAAAACTGAACAACCTCAGTGGGCCGATTTCTATCGCCCAGGGGGCTGGAATGTCTGCGGAGTTTGGGTTGATTTACTATCTGATGTTTCTTGCGCTCATCAGTGTGAATCTGGGCATCATCAACCTGTTCCCGCTTCCCGTTCTTGACGGGGGTCATCTGCTCTTTTTGGCGATTGAAAAGCTGAAAGGCGGGCCGGTATCCGAGCGAGTTCAAGACTTAAGTTACCGCATTGGCTCAATACTGCTGGTGCTGTTAATGGGGCTTGCACTTTTCAATGATTTCTCTCGGTTGTAA
- the frr gene encoding ribosome recycling factor, translating to MISDIRKDAEVRMEKCVEAFKTQISKVRTGRASPSLLDGIVVEYYGTPTPLRQLASVTVEDSRTLKINVFDRSMSPAVEKAIMASDLGLNPSSAGTDIRVPLPPLTEERRKDLTKIVRGEAEQARVAVRNVRRDANDKVKALLKEKEISEDDDRRSQDDVQKMTDAAIKKVDAALADKEAELMQF from the coding sequence GTGATTAGCGATATCAGAAAAGATGCTGAAGTGCGCATGGAAAAATGCGTCGAAGCGTTCAAAACCCAAATCAGCAAAGTGCGCACTGGCCGTGCGTCCCCAAGCCTGCTGGACGGCATCGTGGTGGAATACTACGGTACGCCGACGCCGCTGCGTCAGTTAGCCAGCGTCACCGTGGAAGACTCCCGCACGCTGAAAATCAACGTGTTCGATCGCTCCATGAGCCCGGCGGTTGAGAAGGCCATCATGGCATCCGACCTGGGTCTGAACCCAAGCTCTGCAGGCACTGACATCCGCGTGCCGCTGCCGCCGCTGACCGAAGAACGTCGTAAAGATCTGACCAAGATCGTGCGCGGCGAAGCCGAGCAGGCGCGCGTTGCCGTGCGTAACGTCCGTCGCGACGCGAACGACAAAGTGAAAGCGCTGCTGAAAGAAAAAGAGATCAGCGAAGACGACGATCGCCGTTCTCAGGATGACGTGCAGAAAATGACTGACGCGGCCATCAAGAAAGTCGATGCGGCGCTGGCCGACAAAGAAGCAGAACTGATGCAGTTCTGA
- the pyrH gene encoding UMP kinase, with the protein MATNAKPVYKRILLKLSGEALQGTEGFGIDASILDRMAQEIKELVELGIQVGVVIGGGNLFRGAGLAKAGMNRVVGDHMGMLATVMNGLAMRDSLHRAYVNARLMSAIPLNGVCDNYSWAEAISLLRNNRVVILSAGTGNPFFTTDSAACLRGIEIEADVVLKATKVDGVFTADPAKDPSATMYEQLTYNEVLDKELKVMDLAAFTLARDHKLPIRVFNMNKPGALRRVVMGEKEGTLITE; encoded by the coding sequence ATGGCTACCAATGCAAAACCCGTCTACAAACGCATTCTGCTTAAGCTGAGCGGCGAAGCGCTGCAGGGAACTGAAGGCTTCGGTATCGATGCAAGCATTCTTGACCGTATGGCGCAGGAAATTAAAGAGCTGGTTGAACTGGGTATCCAGGTCGGCGTAGTGATTGGCGGTGGTAACCTTTTCCGTGGAGCGGGCCTGGCAAAAGCGGGGATGAACCGCGTTGTGGGCGACCACATGGGCATGCTGGCAACCGTCATGAATGGTCTGGCTATGCGTGACTCTCTGCATCGCGCCTATGTGAACGCCCGCCTGATGTCCGCGATTCCGCTGAACGGCGTGTGCGACAACTACAGCTGGGCAGAGGCTATCAGCCTGCTGCGTAATAACCGCGTGGTGATCCTCTCCGCCGGTACCGGCAATCCATTCTTTACCACCGACTCCGCCGCCTGCCTGCGCGGAATCGAAATCGAAGCTGACGTGGTGCTGAAAGCGACAAAAGTGGACGGCGTGTTTACCGCTGACCCGGCGAAAGATCCGTCGGCGACCATGTATGAACAGCTGACCTACAATGAAGTTCTGGATAAAGAGCTGAAAGTGATGGATCTGGCCGCGTTTACGCTGGCCCGTGACCACAAATTGCCGATTCGTGTCTTCAACATGAACAAGCCTGGCGCGCTGCGCCGCGTGGTCATGGGTGAAAAAGAAGGCACATTGATTACGGAATAA
- the ispC gene encoding 1-deoxy-D-xylulose-5-phosphate reductoisomerase, whose protein sequence is MKQLTVLGSTGSIGCSTLDVVRHNPEHYAVFALVAGKNVSRMIEQCLAFSPRFAVMDDAASAAALKTALQQHGCRTEVMSGQQAACEVAAAGEVDQVMAAIVGAAGLVPTLAAIHAGKTVLLANKESLVTCGRLFMEAVKQSGAQLLPVDSEHNAIFQSLPQTFQHNLGFADLEQNGVSSILLTGSGGPFRETPLSELRAMTPDQACRHPNWSMGRKISVDSATMMNKGLEYIEARWLFNASAAQMEVIIHPQSVIHSMVRYRDGSVLAQLGEPDMRTPIAHAMAWPHRVASGVKPLDFCSLSALTFSAPDYQRYPCLKLAMDAFDQGQAATTALNAANEVSVAAFLADSIRFTEIAEINQAVLESLDVREPQSIDEVIDVDARARNAARQQVAHFVS, encoded by the coding sequence ATGAAGCAATTAACCGTTCTCGGCTCAACCGGCTCCATCGGGTGCAGTACGCTGGATGTCGTGCGTCACAATCCTGAACACTACGCTGTCTTCGCGCTGGTGGCGGGAAAAAACGTTTCCCGAATGATTGAGCAGTGCCTGGCGTTTTCCCCTCGCTTCGCGGTAATGGACGACGCGGCGAGCGCGGCGGCGTTGAAGACGGCGCTGCAGCAGCATGGTTGCCGTACCGAGGTGATGAGCGGTCAGCAGGCGGCCTGCGAGGTGGCGGCTGCCGGTGAAGTGGATCAGGTGATGGCCGCCATTGTCGGCGCGGCTGGGCTGGTGCCGACGCTTGCCGCCATTCATGCCGGCAAGACGGTATTACTGGCGAATAAAGAGTCGCTGGTGACCTGCGGGCGTCTGTTCATGGAGGCGGTGAAGCAAAGCGGGGCGCAGCTGCTGCCGGTGGACAGCGAACATAACGCCATTTTTCAGAGTTTACCGCAAACTTTTCAGCATAATCTGGGATTCGCTGACCTGGAGCAGAACGGCGTATCGTCGATTTTGCTGACCGGGTCTGGCGGCCCGTTCCGCGAAACGCCGCTGTCTGAACTTCGCGCAATGACGCCCGATCAGGCCTGTCGGCATCCGAACTGGTCGATGGGGCGCAAAATCTCCGTCGATTCTGCCACGATGATGAACAAGGGGCTGGAATACATTGAGGCCCGCTGGCTGTTTAACGCCTCGGCCGCGCAGATGGAGGTGATTATCCATCCGCAGTCGGTTATTCACTCCATGGTGCGCTATCGCGACGGCAGCGTTCTGGCGCAGCTCGGCGAGCCGGATATGCGTACGCCTATTGCCCACGCGATGGCGTGGCCTCACCGCGTGGCGTCGGGCGTGAAGCCGCTTGATTTCTGCTCGCTCAGCGCGCTGACCTTCTCCGCGCCGGACTATCAGCGCTATCCCTGCCTGAAGCTGGCGATGGACGCGTTCGACCAGGGGCAGGCGGCCACCACCGCGCTGAATGCGGCGAATGAGGTGAGCGTAGCGGCCTTTTTGGCCGACAGCATTCGCTTTACCGAGATTGCCGAGATAAACCAGGCGGTGCTCGAGTCGCTGGACGTACGCGAACCCCAGAGCATTGATGAGGTGATTGACGTGGATGCCCGGGCGAGAAACGCCGCGCGCCAGCAGGTCGCACATTTCGTAAGCTGA
- the ispU gene encoding (2E,6E)-farnesyl-diphosphate-specific ditrans,polycis-undecaprenyl-diphosphate synthase produces the protein MLSANQPISENLPAHGCRHVAIIMDGNGRWAKRQGKIRAFGHKAGAKSVRRAVSFAANNGISALTLYAFSSENWNRPEQEVSALMELFVWALDSEVKSLHRHNVRLRIIGDTSRFNARIQERIRKSEALTQNNTGLTLNIAANYGGRWDIIQGVQQLAEQVQKGELSPNQITEDLLSQQICMHELAPVDLVIRTGGEHRISNFLLWQIAYAELYFTDVLWPDFDEQDFEGALHAFANRERRFGGTEPGGENA, from the coding sequence ATGTTGTCTGCTAATCAACCAATCAGCGAAAATTTGCCTGCTCATGGCTGTCGTCACGTAGCCATTATTATGGATGGCAATGGCCGCTGGGCGAAAAGACAAGGGAAGATCCGCGCCTTTGGACATAAGGCCGGCGCTAAATCCGTACGCCGGGCCGTCTCGTTTGCGGCGAATAACGGCATCAGCGCCCTGACGCTTTACGCATTTAGCAGTGAAAACTGGAACCGGCCGGAGCAGGAAGTCAGTGCGCTGATGGAGTTGTTCGTGTGGGCGCTCGATAGCGAAGTAAAAAGCCTGCACCGACACAACGTCCGTCTGCGTATCATTGGCGATACCAGCCGCTTCAATGCCCGTATACAAGAACGAATTCGCAAATCTGAAGCGTTGACCCAGAATAATACCGGGTTAACGCTCAATATTGCGGCGAATTATGGCGGGCGTTGGGATATTATTCAGGGTGTTCAGCAGTTGGCTGAACAGGTTCAGAAAGGGGAGCTTAGCCCCAATCAAATTACTGAAGATTTGCTGAGCCAGCAAATCTGTATGCATGAACTGGCGCCCGTTGATTTAGTTATTAGGACAGGGGGAGAGCACCGAATCAGTAATTTTTTGCTGTGGCAAATTGCCTATGCCGAACTTTACTTTACGGATGTTCTCTGGCCCGATTTCGATGAACAAGACTTTGAAGGTGCGCTGCATGCCTTTGCCAATCGAGAGCGTCGTTTCGGCGGCACCGAGCCAGGTGGCGAAAATGCCTGA